The Cervus canadensis isolate Bull #8, Minnesota chromosome 9, ASM1932006v1, whole genome shotgun sequence genome contains a region encoding:
- the CKAP2 gene encoding cytoskeleton-associated protein 2 — protein sequence MSTPAIPQDLQLNPSQRAQSAFREQRRQKLKEQLLKRKTSFACKQENQMLLSDGDQRVRTSEGQIQEGKKVLKIKTKMADKENVGRPTGIKNNLTVEKNCIPLKPSNELTNSTIATDPPNSEDNNQTLPLLPVKDDPQSQHRTLSQTFHLKNNSKKKTVITEKPKHDANVPKKPVLGAYRGQIVQSKINSFRKPLQVKDDSSTTTKKLPATVSKATKPQLGDVSSITVKSDRASHMTTATKFANTTSHIRHLVRPPIRSQHSETQDAMKQGSSRMSANVTVRKGPREKELNTVSSGIKTSSSQDTKGNKTLSKSMTAEMVARPASSSNTKLIEKSKSTDQRRHTTVKAAVDSRWTRPKETAEERKARLSEWKAGKGRILKRPPSSAVTRPEPETQDEQPVGSFWTTMAEEDEQRLFTEKVNKTFSECLKLINEGCPKEEVLVTLNDLIKNIPDAKKLVKYWICLAHIESLTSPIENIIAIYEKAILAGAQPIEEMRHTIVEILTMKSQEKLKFGENIEETCATKEEIQEAHTDDTDVDRESEKLEMENKHPRNVVFQDCEKEQNDEVKDPTSDVKTPSTNTRAGCLIKYNVSTTPYLQSVKKKMQFDETNSAYKELKFLTPVRRSRRLQEKTSKLPDMLKDHYPCVSSLEQLTELGRETDAFVCRPNTALCGMFSEPDPTEEE from the exons tgaTGGAGATCAGAGAGTCAGGACATCTGAAGGCCAGAtccaagaagggaaaaaagttctgaaaataaagacaaaaatg GCTGATAAAGAGAATGTTGGTAGACCTACCGGgatcaaaaataatttaacagtGGAAAAAAACTGTATTCCTTTAAAACCTTCTAATGAATTAACCAATTCAACTATAGCTACGGATCCACCTAATTCTGAGGATAATAATCAAACTCTGCCATTGTTACCAGTTAAAGATGACCCCCAAAGTCAGCATAGAACATTAAGCCAAACATTTCACCTTAAAaacaacagtaagaaaaaaacagtGATTACAGAAAAACCAAAGCACGATGCTAACGTGCCCAAGAAACCTGTGCTTGGAGCATATCGTGGACAAATTGTTCAGTCTAAGATTAATTCCTTTAGAAAACCACTGCAAGTAAAAGATGACAGTTCTACAACAACCAAGAAACTTCCAGCGACTGTCTCTAAAGCCACAAAGCCTCAGCTTGGAGACGTCAGCAGCATAACAGTAAAAAGTGATAGAGCCTCACATATGACAACTGCCACTAAATTTGCAAACACTACATCTCATATCCGACACCTTGTGCGACCTCCTATTAGAAGTCAGCACAGTGAAACCCAGGACGCCATGAAACAGGGCAGCAGCAGGATGTCTGCCAATGTTACAGTCCGGAAGGGGCCTCGAGAGAAAGAGTTAAATACAGTTTCATCTGGCATCAAGACCAGTTCTTCACAGGACACAAAAGGAAATAAGACACTATCAAAAAGCATGACAGCCGAAATGGTAGCCAGGCCTGCTTCATCTTCTAATACTAAACTGATAGAAAAGTCAAAAAGCACTGACCAGCGCAGACACACTACGGTGAAAGCAGCTGTCGACAGTAGATGGACTCGGCCCAAAGAAACTGCGGAAGAGAGAAA AGCTCGTCTGAGTGAGTGGAAAGCTGGCAAAGGAAGAATTCTGAAACGGCCTCCAAGCTCAGCAGTTACCCGGCCTGAGCCTGAAACACAAGATGAACAACCTGTTGGATCCTTCTGGACTACCATGGCAGAAGAAGATGAGCAACGACTGTTTACTGAAAAAGTAAACAAGACATTTTCTGAATGCCTGAAGCTGATTAATGAG GGGTGTCCAAAAGAAGAAGTATTAGTTACACTAAACGACCTGATTAAAAATATTCCGGATGCCAAAAAGCTTGTTAAATATTGGATATGCCTTGCACATATTGAATCACTCACAAGTCCTATTGAAAATATTATCGCAATCTATGAGAAGGCCATTCTGGCAGGAGCTCAG cccaTTGAAGAGATGCGACATACAATTGTTGAAATTCTGACAATGAAGAGTCAAGAAAAACTTAAATTTG GAGAAAATATTGAGGAGACTTGTGCAACCAAAGAAGAAATCCAAGAAGCCCACACTGATGATACAGATGTTGATCGAGAAtcagaaaaactggaaatggaaaataagcatCCTAGAAATGTGGTGTTTCAAGATTGTGAAAAAGAGCAAAATGACGAAGTAAAAGACCCAACCAGTGATGTTAAAACCCCAAGTACAAACACTAGGGCAGGTTGCTTAATTAAATATAATGTGTCCACTACGCCATACTTGCAAag TGTAAAAAAGAAGATGCAGTTTGATGAAACAAATTCAGCATATAAAGAGCTAAAGTTTCTAACACCAGTTAGACGTTCTCGACGTCTTCAAGAGAAGACTTCTAAATTGCCAGATATGTTAAAAGACCATTATCCTTGCGTGTCTTCATTGGAACAATTAACAGAGTTGGGCCGTGAAACTGATGCTTTCGTGTGCCGCCCCAACACAGCCCTGTGCGGCATGTTCTCGGAGCCTGACCCGACAGAAGAGGAGTGA